A portion of the Bombina bombina isolate aBomBom1 chromosome 9, aBomBom1.pri, whole genome shotgun sequence genome contains these proteins:
- the RPS24 gene encoding 40S ribosomal protein S24 isoform X2 gives MNDTVTIRTRKFMTNRLLQRKQMVIDVLHPGKATVPKTEIRDKLAKMYKTTPDVIFVFGFRTHFGGGKTTGFGMIYDSLDYAKKNEPKHRLARHGLYEKKKTSRKQRKERKNRMKKVRGTAKATVGAGKKK, from the exons ATG AACGACACAGTGACCATCAGAACCAGGAAGTTCATGACAAACAGACTTCTGCAGCGCAAGCAGATG GTCATTGATGTTCTTCACCCTGGAAAAGCCACCGTCCCAAAGACTGAAATCAGAGACAAACTGGCAAAGATGTACAAGACAACCCCGGATGTCATCTTCGTATTTGGTTTCAGAACTCACTTTGGTGGTGGCAAAACCACTGGATTTGGCATGATCTACGATTCCTTAgactatgcaaagaaaaatgagccCAAGCACAGACTCGCAAGG CACGGGCTTTATGAGAAGAAAAAGACATCTAGAAAACAACGTAAAGAACGcaagaacagaatgaagaaagtTAGGGGTACAGCCAAAGCAACCGTGGGTGCTGGTAAAAAG AAATGA
- the RPS24 gene encoding 40S ribosomal protein S24 isoform X1 — protein sequence MNDTVTIRTRKFMTNRLLQRKQMVIDVLHPGKATVPKTEIRDKLAKMYKTTPDVIFVFGFRTHFGGGKTTGFGMIYDSLDYAKKNEPKHRLARHGLYEKKKTSRKQRKERKNRMKKVRGTAKATVGAGKKKD from the exons ATG AACGACACAGTGACCATCAGAACCAGGAAGTTCATGACAAACAGACTTCTGCAGCGCAAGCAGATG GTCATTGATGTTCTTCACCCTGGAAAAGCCACCGTCCCAAAGACTGAAATCAGAGACAAACTGGCAAAGATGTACAAGACAACCCCGGATGTCATCTTCGTATTTGGTTTCAGAACTCACTTTGGTGGTGGCAAAACCACTGGATTTGGCATGATCTACGATTCCTTAgactatgcaaagaaaaatgagccCAAGCACAGACTCGCAAGG CACGGGCTTTATGAGAAGAAAAAGACATCTAGAAAACAACGTAAAGAACGcaagaacagaatgaagaaagtTAGGGGTACAGCCAAAGCAACCGTGGGTGCTGGTAAAAAG AAGGACTAA
- the RPS24 gene encoding 40S ribosomal protein S24 isoform X3 has protein sequence MNDTVTIRTRKFMTNRLLQRKQMVIDVLHPGKATVPKTEIRDKLAKMYKTTPDVIFVFGFRTHFGGGKTTGFGMIYDSLDYAKKNEPKHRLARHGLYEKKKTSRKQRKERKNRMKKVRGTAKATVGAGKK, from the exons ATG AACGACACAGTGACCATCAGAACCAGGAAGTTCATGACAAACAGACTTCTGCAGCGCAAGCAGATG GTCATTGATGTTCTTCACCCTGGAAAAGCCACCGTCCCAAAGACTGAAATCAGAGACAAACTGGCAAAGATGTACAAGACAACCCCGGATGTCATCTTCGTATTTGGTTTCAGAACTCACTTTGGTGGTGGCAAAACCACTGGATTTGGCATGATCTACGATTCCTTAgactatgcaaagaaaaatgagccCAAGCACAGACTCGCAAGG CACGGGCTTTATGAGAAGAAAAAGACATCTAGAAAACAACGTAAAGAACGcaagaacagaatgaagaaagtTAGGGGTACAGCCAAAGCAACCGTGGGTGCTGGTAAAAAG TGA